A region of the Vibrio tubiashii genome:
CGGTCGCTTCTTAGTGATGGTGAATCGCAGTAATACAGGGTTCAATCTAGCCAAGCTAGATATGGAAACTGGAGCGATGCAAATTCTAACCAAAACATTGTTGGATGAATCACCAAGTATTGCGCCAAATGGTGGTATGGTCATTTATAGCTCGATCTATAACAAGGCCAATGTTCTCTCAATGGTCTCCATTGATGGACGCTTTAAAGCAAGGTTACCGGCAACAAATGGTCGAGTTCGTGCACCTGCATGGTCACCGTTTTTGTAGCAAGTAAGTATCAATAACAAAGGAAACTATAACAATGCAACTTAACAAAGTTCTTAAAGGGCTTCTAATTGCGCTACCAGTTCTAGCGGTTACAGCATGTAGCTCAAGTGATGACGCAGCGAACTCTACTGGTTCTACTGAAACTAACCAAGTTCAAACGACAGACAACACAGCTGTTTCTCCACTAGAAGCAAATGGCCAGCTTTCTGAGCAAGAGCTTAAAGAGCAAGCACTACGCGAAACTTCAACAATCTACTTTGCTTTCGACAACTCTACTATCGCGGGTGACTACGAAGAGATGCTGGCAGCTCACGCAGCTTACCTAAGCAAAGATCCATCTCTAGAAGTTAAAATCGAAGGTCACGCAGATGAGCGTGGTACTCCAGAGTACAACATCGCACTAGGCGAGCGCCGTGCAGAAGCTGTAGCGAAATACCTACAAGCTCTAGGTGTTCAAGCGGATCAAATCGAAGTTGTAAGCTACGGTGAAGAGAAGCCACTTCTTCTAGGTCAATCAGAAGATGTTTACGCTAAGAACCGCCGCGCAGTTCTAGTGTACTAATTGAGGAATTGCCTCATGTTCAGTAACCTTAAGCGCGTTGTTACGCTTACGTTACTGGCAAGTGCAGCGAGTAGTGTACTCGCTGCACCAGCTCCAGTATCCGATCTAAGCGGTAGCAATACTGCCACTTCTTCATCGTCAGTTCGTGGTAGCGAAACTGATGTTCAGCGCTTAGAGCGCCTATTGGAAAACCGCAATCGCGTCCAGTTGCAAATGCAGCAACAGCTCGATGACATGGCTCTTGAAATCAGTGAGCTTCGCGGTCAGTTAGAAAAAAGCACTTATGACATGCAGCAGATGTTGCAGCGTCAAAGAGAGCTCTTCATTGAGTTAGATAAGGTTCGTAGCCAAGCATCAACGCCTGTTGCTCAAACGACACCGGAAGATTCAGCGAAACCTGCAGGTGGAACGTTTAGCTCAAATGTAGATGAGCAGACTGCGTATCAGAACGCGGTAGACTTAATTCTTAAGAAGCGTGACTATACGGGTGCGATTGCTGCATTCCAGCAGTTCCAGAAAGACTTCCCTGACTCAAGCTTCACGCCGAACTCGCATTATTGGCTTGGCCAACTTTATTTTGCCAAGAAGCAAGATAAAGAAGCCGTGAAGAGTTTTGCAGCAGTGATCACGTATAAAGAATCCAACAAGCGTGCCGATGCTTTAGTGAAACTTGGTGATATCGCCGCTCGCAATAATAACCAAGCGCAAGCGACGAAGTACTATCAGCAAGTGGTTGATGAGTATCCAAATAGTGCGTCAGCTAAGTTGGCAAAAGAGCGTCTTTAACCGTTCTTAATTGGTATTAAAGAGGAGTGCAAAGCGCTCCTTTTTTGTTTTCCTTTGTGTCGACGCTGGAATCTGCAATAGCGTTAAGGTTACAATACTCGGATTACTGGAAGTAGCGTAGCGCAAAAGCAATGAGCCACATATTAGATACAATTGAGACAGTTTACCCATTCCCACCAAAACCAATCCCGCTAACAGAAGAAGAAAAACAAGCACACATTGCCAACATCAAAGTGTTGCTTAAAGAAAAAGACGCGGTATTGATTGCTCACTATTACACTGATCCTGAGATCCAAGCTTTGGCAGAAGAGACCGGCGGTTTTGTCGGTGATTCACTTGAAATGGCAAAGTTTGGTAACCGCCACCCAGCCAGCACACTGATCATCGGGGGGGTGCGCTTTATGGGTGAGTCAGCTAAGATCCTGACACCTGAAAAGCGTATTCTTATGCCAACGCTAGAGGCTGAGTGTTCTCTAGATCTTGGTTGTCCTGCTGACAAGTTTTCTGAGTTTTGTGATGCTCACCCGGACCACAAAGTCGTTGTGTACGCAAACACCTCAGCAGCGGTAAAAGCCCGTGCTGACTGGGTTGTAACATCGAGTATCGCATTAGAAATCGTTGAACACTTAGACTCTGAAGATACGCCAATCATTTGGGGCCCTGATCGCCACCTAGGTTCGTACATTGCTAACCAAACAGGCGCAGACATGCTGCTATGGCAAGGCGAGTGTGTGGTTCACGATGAGTTTTCAGCTGATGCACTGCGTAAGATGAAAGGTTTATACCCAGATGCAGCTATCCTTGTTCACCCAGAGTCACCTGCTAGCGTTGTTGAGTTAGCGGATGCTGTCGGCTCTACAAGCCAGCTAATTAAAGCAGCAAAAGAGCTTCCACAGCAGAAAATGATTGTTGCGACCGATAAAGGCATCTTCTTTAAAATGCAGCAGCTTGTTCCAGAGAAAGAGCTGATTGAAGCGCCAACCGCGGGTGCAGGTGCAACTTGTCGTAGTTGTGCACACTGTCCTTGGATGGCAATGAACGGCCTAAAAGCGATTGAAGCTGCACTACGTGACGGTGGCGAAGAGCACGAAATCTTTGTTGATGAAGAGCTACGTGTTAAATCGCTTATCCCATTGAACCGCATGCTAGACTTTGCTGAGCAACTAAACATGCAGGTAAAAGGCAACGCTTAAGCGGATATTTGTCACAGTTATCAAGACCAGCCTTATTGGCTGGTTTTTTTGTTTTAGCACTTAGGCTTAAATACCCTTAAGCAATCAAGTGAAGGAGCACTATGTCTATTTGGCTAACATTTAGAAAGTGGTTGAACTCAAATATATTTAATCTTAGTAATCGTAACTTAGCTTTGCTATTGGTTATCTATATTGCCGCCTCTTGGATTCTACTGAGAGCGAGTAGTGAGCACGCGCTTACCGATGACCTCTCAACTTTTCTCTATTTCTTGATGGTGACGGCATCAACCGTTGGCTACGGCGATCATTCGCCTGAAACTTCAATGGGAAAATGGGTCGTTATCTTGTTTGTCATCCCGGGGGGCTTATCACTTTTTGCGGCTTTGATTGGTCGACTTGCAGCAGGGATGGTCGAGTATTGGCGCGCAGGTATTTTAGGAAAGCGGAGAATTGGTGTGGAAAATCATATCGTACTATTAGGTTGGAATGGGCAACGTACCATGCATTTGATTCGCATGTTACAGCATGAAGAAGAGGGCAAACGTCCAATTGTACTATGCAGTCGTTCAGATATTGAAAACCCGCTTCCTGGCGAAATTGGATTCGTAAAAGTAAACAGCTATACCGACTCACAAGAGATGGAAAAAGCCGCAATTGAAAGGGCCAGTTGTATTGTCGTCGATAACCTAGAAGACGACATTACGTTGTCAGCTGCGCTATATAGTGCCAACATCAATCCAAGTGCCCATCTGCTCGCTTACTTTAAAGATGAGGCTCTCAGCAACCTCCTAAGCCAGCATTGCCCAAATGCCGAGTGTATTCCGGCAGTAGGGGCTGAGATGCTTGCTAAAGCCGCGGTAGACCCGGGTTCAAGTGCTTTGCATCAGGAGTTATTGGCTTCAACACGAGGTATGACTCAGTATTCGACGACTTATCCGAGTGAGCAGAAAACAATAAAAGTGGAAGATGCTTTTCAGTTTATGAAGCGAGACTATCAAGCAACGCTGATCGCATTGGATGTAGGACAAGGGATTGAACTCAACCCAGAACTCGATAGGGAGATTTTACCTAGCGCTAAGATATTCTATATTGCAGATGAGCGTATTGAAGATTTTAATTGGCAAAAAATTGAGTGAACCTGACAACAAAAAATCGCAGCCTGAGCTGCGATTTTTTATTTTGTTATTCTTGATCTGCCAGCATTGAACCACGCATCGTCAAGCCACATAGCATGGTTGGCATTGCATTAAAGATCTCTTCAAACTGTTCAAGACCCTCAATACCTTGTTCAGCAAGCGTTGCGATTGACGTCTCAGGATCATAAAGCATGCTCACAGATAGCAACACACCGCCTAGTAAAGCGTTATCTTCGCTATCTTCTGGCATGATGGTTTCCCAATCGTCACGCGCAAGCTGCCAACCTTGGAGAACTCCTTCACAGAAGTCGCGCGTTGCTTCTGTCACGATTTCTTCTTCATCTAGAGCGCAACCTTCTGGCCATTGCCAACGATTTTCCAGTAGGGCAGGGCGTGATTCGTTCCATATGGCAATGATATGCTCAATGTATGTTTCTAACTGCTCACCGTCACTAAAAGGGGCAACTTCTTCACCGCCCCAAAGGAATGGTAGCCATTCGTGGGGAGTCAACGTGTGAGGCGCGGCAGCCATAGCGGTAACAAAACCATGAGTTTTGGCTTCACCAATCAACTTACCTTCAAGCTCAGGCAAGGACAGAAGTTCTTGTAGGGTCAAAATAGACATCCTATGTAAATCAGGAGTTGTGATATCACAATGGTAACAGCCAACAGAAGTGAGAAAAAGGTTGCTGCTCAGATATATTCGCTATAATTTTTTATAAACGGTCAAAATTCAAAGATTTATGGATATTCGTTCATCGCTAAAAAGGAAGAGCATTTTTGCTTTAGCTATTTATCTAGCTATGGCTGTCGCCCTTATCGGTACTGTCAGCTACTTGATCGTTGAACCGCCGACCAGAGCGCAGCTAGAAAGAAACCTCGATCTTAGAACGGAGCTTATCTCTGTTCAGATAGAAGAGCCGATAAATAGCTCCGTCGGGATCTTGCAAGCCGTGGTCAGTATCGGTAGTAACCACGAAACTCAAGAACACCAAGCGGTTTTGCTGCATAAGCTTTTTTCACTTGTTGAAGGGGTTGCGGTGAGTGGTGGTCTTTGGCCGACGCCTTACTCGATTGATCAGCAAGTCCCTTATAAAAGCCTATTCTTTAACCGAGCAAGTGATGGCAAGATCGACAGGGTGCTCTCATGGGATAACCCCGAGTCAGGGGGATACGACAAAGAGTCTTGGTATACCTCTGTTGTGAAAAAACCAAGCGGAACTGTGTCTTGGTCTCCTGTATATATTGACCCTTTTACTCATGTGCAAATGATCACCGCGTCATCGCCGTATTATGTCGATGGTAATTTTGCTGGCGTAGCAACCATTGATATCTCACTAGAAACCTTGGTTGCGTTTGTTCGCCTACACGCTGAAGAGTACGACTTAGGCGTGATCCTGCGTGACGGTTACGGAGATGTCATCACAGAGCACAACTTCCAGCTCGCTAAAAATATCTATATCAGTCAAAACAGCTTTGGTGATTTTAACTGGAGTGTTGACGTTGTGAACGCCAAACGGTTGGTAGCCGAACAGGTGTATGATCTGGTTTCTAAAGTCGAAGCCGTCATCGTACCGATCATGCTTGCTTGTGTAATGCTAGGCTATTTTTTGATTAACCGTTTTCTGATTTCTCCGATTGTTGTCATTGCACGTAGCCTCGATGAATCCAAAGAGGGAGGGGCAATAGAGATTGATTACAATAGCCAAGATGAAATCAAATACCTCATCGACTCTTTAAATGAAAAAACGGTTTATCTTGAAGAAGAAAAGGTTAAAGCTCAGGCTTCGACGAAAGCAAAAAGTGCATTCCTTGCCACTTTATCTCACGAGATCCGTACACCAATGAATGGGGTACTGGGGACCGCGCAAA
Encoded here:
- the ybgF gene encoding tol-pal system protein YbgF, which produces MFSNLKRVVTLTLLASAASSVLAAPAPVSDLSGSNTATSSSSVRGSETDVQRLERLLENRNRVQLQMQQQLDDMALEISELRGQLEKSTYDMQQMLQRQRELFIELDKVRSQASTPVAQTTPEDSAKPAGGTFSSNVDEQTAYQNAVDLILKKRDYTGAIAAFQQFQKDFPDSSFTPNSHYWLGQLYFAKKQDKEAVKSFAAVITYKESNKRADALVKLGDIAARNNNQAQATKYYQQVVDEYPNSASAKLAKERL
- the pal gene encoding peptidoglycan-associated lipoprotein Pal, whose protein sequence is MQLNKVLKGLLIALPVLAVTACSSSDDAANSTGSTETNQVQTTDNTAVSPLEANGQLSEQELKEQALRETSTIYFAFDNSTIAGDYEEMLAAHAAYLSKDPSLEVKIEGHADERGTPEYNIALGERRAEAVAKYLQALGVQADQIEVVSYGEEKPLLLGQSEDVYAKNRRAVLVY
- a CDS encoding UPF0149 family protein; this encodes MTLQELLSLPELEGKLIGEAKTHGFVTAMAAAPHTLTPHEWLPFLWGGEEVAPFSDGEQLETYIEHIIAIWNESRPALLENRWQWPEGCALDEEEIVTEATRDFCEGVLQGWQLARDDWETIMPEDSEDNALLGGVLLSVSMLYDPETSIATLAEQGIEGLEQFEEIFNAMPTMLCGLTMRGSMLADQE
- the nadA gene encoding quinolinate synthase NadA, whose product is MSHILDTIETVYPFPPKPIPLTEEEKQAHIANIKVLLKEKDAVLIAHYYTDPEIQALAEETGGFVGDSLEMAKFGNRHPASTLIIGGVRFMGESAKILTPEKRILMPTLEAECSLDLGCPADKFSEFCDAHPDHKVVVYANTSAAVKARADWVVTSSIALEIVEHLDSEDTPIIWGPDRHLGSYIANQTGADMLLWQGECVVHDEFSADALRKMKGLYPDAAILVHPESPASVVELADAVGSTSQLIKAAKELPQQKMIVATDKGIFFKMQQLVPEKELIEAPTAGAGATCRSCAHCPWMAMNGLKAIEAALRDGGEEHEIFVDEELRVKSLIPLNRMLDFAEQLNMQVKGNA
- a CDS encoding potassium channel protein; its protein translation is MSIWLTFRKWLNSNIFNLSNRNLALLLVIYIAASWILLRASSEHALTDDLSTFLYFLMVTASTVGYGDHSPETSMGKWVVILFVIPGGLSLFAALIGRLAAGMVEYWRAGILGKRRIGVENHIVLLGWNGQRTMHLIRMLQHEEEGKRPIVLCSRSDIENPLPGEIGFVKVNSYTDSQEMEKAAIERASCIVVDNLEDDITLSAALYSANINPSAHLLAYFKDEALSNLLSQHCPNAECIPAVGAEMLAKAAVDPGSSALHQELLASTRGMTQYSTTYPSEQKTIKVEDAFQFMKRDYQATLIALDVGQGIELNPELDREILPSAKIFYIADERIEDFNWQKIE